A genome region from Populus alba chromosome 3, ASM523922v2, whole genome shotgun sequence includes the following:
- the LOC118044083 gene encoding B3 domain-containing protein Os02g0764100, whose amino-acid sequence MANFRKTLSETDVEVRFSVPSKWFEENLFSRFEGKNKLDLPVKDLSGEVQSFGFSVRTKGNHFKPVISRGWRQFVRAKGLKPGNKIIFVMENDPETGTGYKVEVIKEIRLFGTDIEGRV is encoded by the coding sequence ATGGCAAATTTCAGGAAAACTCTATCTGAAACTGACGTCGAGGTAAGATTTTCAGTACCAAGTAAATGGTTCGAGGAAAATTTGTTTTCTCGATTTgaaggtaaaaataaattagatttaccAGTTAAGGATCTAAGTGGAGAAGTGCAGTCCTTTGGTTTCTCGGTTCGAACCAAAGGGAACCACTTCAAACCTGTCATCTCTAGGGGATGGCGTCAATTTGTTCGAGCCAAGGGCTTGAAGCCTGGCAATAAGATAATCTTTGTTATGGAGAATGACCCAGAAACTGGGACAGGGTACAAAGTAGAAGTGATCAAAGAGATCAGGCTATTTGGAACAGATATAGAAGGAAGGGTGTAA
- the LOC118044093 gene encoding ubiquitin-like domain-containing CTD phosphatase codes for MAASASASASLTSSATEEEITLTVKWSGKEYTVQVCGDDSVAGLKRRLCELTNVLPKRQKLLYPKIGNKLADDSAFLSQLPLKPSLKMTMIGTVEDDIIVNQMDSPEIVDDFELGQDEAVDIEDDEVNKQKLRRCIDQYEVQLKNPCRPGKKLLVLDIDYTLFDHRSTAETPLELMRPYLHEFLTAVYAEYDIMIWSATSMKWVELKMGQLGVLDNPNYKITALLDHSAMITVQSDSCGIFECKPLGLIWAKFPEFYSSKNTIMFDDLRRNFMMNLQNGLVIKPFRKAHANRDNDQELVKLTHYLLAIADLDDLSVLDHKMWEFFADELSDVPE; via the exons atggctgcCTCTGCCTCTGCTTCTGCTTCACTAACCTCGTCGGCGACAGAAGAAGAGATAACGCTGACAGTTAAATGGAGCGGAAAGGAGTACACTGTCCAAGTCTGCGGCGACGACTCAGTAGCCGGGTTGAAGCGCCGTCTCTGCGAACTCACCAACGTTTTGCCCAAGAGGCAAAAGCTTCTTTACCCCAAAATTGGTAACAAACTCGCTGATGACTCCGCTTTTCTCTCTCAATTACCCCTCAAACCCTCTCTCAAGATGACCATGATCGG AACTGTTGAAGATGATATAATAGTGAATCAAATGGACTCTCCAGAGattgttgatgattttgaaCTTGGGCAAGATGAAGCGGTTGACATTGAAGATGATGAAGTCAATAAGCAGAAACTGAGGAGGTGTATTGATCAATACGAG GTTCAACTTAAAAATCCATGTCGTCCAGGGAAGAAACTGCTTGTTCTGGACATTGACTATACGCTGTTTGATCACCGATCCACAGCAGAGACTCCACTTGAACTCATGCGACCAT ATCTTCATGAATTTCTCACTGCCGTTTATGCAGAATATGACATAATGATATGGTCCGCAACCAG CATGAAGTGGGTTGAATTGAAGATGGGACAGTTGGGGGTCCTCGACAATCCTAACTACAAAATCACAGCTCTTTTAGACCACTCGGCAATGATTACAGTTCAGTCAGACTCTTGTGGGATCTTTGAATGCAAGCCACTTGGGTTGATTTGGGCTAAATTCCCAGAG TTTTACAGTTCAAAAAACACTATAATGTTTGACGATCTGCGAAGAAATTTCATGATGAACCTGCAAAATGGTTTGGTAATCAAGCCATTCCGAAAAGCTCATGCAAACCGAGATAATGATCAGGAGTTAGTGAAGCTCACACATTACTTGCTCGCCATTGCAGATCTCGACGACTTAAGTGTCCTGGATCATAAAATGTGGGAGTTCTTTGCTGACGAACTGAGTGATGTACCTGAGTGA